Proteins encoded together in one Lycium ferocissimum isolate CSIRO_LF1 unplaced genomic scaffold, AGI_CSIRO_Lferr_CH_V1 ctg215, whole genome shotgun sequence window:
- the LOC132043132 gene encoding uncharacterized protein LOC132043132, with translation MVDNDVESEETRAIAMVVKDIVSACKIETIKAILEELNGDYFSLLVDESFDVSRKEQMAIVLRYIDRNGFVMDRILDIFHVQDTSALSLKRAIANLLAQHSLSLSYVRGQCYDGASNMQVGKLVVLVSNILNVLGSSFKCMDEFRDSQKERIQEALGLGELTTGKGLNQELGLSRACDTHWGSHFKSFNNFILMFGSILNVLESLVLDARLLDERAKAMGYLEACRTYEVAFILHLMSDVLAITNELNKCLQKRSKIWQMPCYLLK, from the exons AAAGATATTGTGAGTGCTTGTAAGATAGAAACAATTAAAGCTATTCTTGAGGAATTAAATGGTGACTACTTTTCTTTACTAGTTGATGAGTCTTTTGATGTGTCACGCAAGGAGCAAATGGCTATTGTCTTACGATATATTGATAGAAATGGATTTGTGATGGATCGGATTCTTGACATTTTTCATGTTCAAGATACTAGTGCTTTATCTCTAAAGAGGGCAATTGCTAATTTACTTGCTCAACATTCCTTAAGTCTATCATATGTGCGTGGACAATGTTATGATGGGGCAAGCAATATGCAAG TGGGAAAACTTGTAGtattagtttcaaatattttgaatGTATTGGGATCTTCTTTTAAGTGTATGGATGAATTTCGAGATtctcaaaaagaaagaattcaaGAGGCATTAGGTTTGGGTGAGCTTACAACCGGTAAGGGCTTGAATCAAGAACTCGGTCTTTCAAGAGCTTGTGATACGCATTGGGGATCTCATTTTAAATCTTTCAACAATTTTATTCTTATGTTTGGCTCTATTCTTAATGTTCTTGAATCACTTGTTCTTGATGCACGATTATTGGATGAAAGAGCCAAGGCAATGGGATATCTTGAAGCTTGTCGAACATATGAGGTTGCGTTCATATTGCATTTGATGAGTGATGTTTTAGCAATCACAAATGAGCTTAATAAATGCTTACAAAAAAGGAGCAAGATTTGGCAAATGCCATGCTACTTGTTGAAGTAG